In the genome of Patescibacteria group bacterium, one region contains:
- a CDS encoding zinc ribbon domain-containing protein, with protein sequence MMLVSGAFAGEIAVCPQPTPQRLAIAPVSASSLGQFEWWVDEEEAAGLVEERAYEVAPCILAAYNMELVERKMLGIAEAEQALAEDPYMDPTTFEQPGQGVGANWLLVVTVTRMSVEDKSVDVEIRGNSYHAEKSMITVWLQARIVNVGTKVVSPALSIRKNCTITTDQQLSLQSGEWDLGGDQRTDIVTDAVYKITDSGLAELLGQLLPKLGIRTGAQAGFRYDPQTGERISVIEQTYICPNPRCNRISPKGANFCPYCGARLDRPCEPAPAIERARPCEPPPAANRDKVNHAGG encoded by the coding sequence ATGATGTTGGTGTCGGGGGCGTTCGCGGGAGAGATCGCAGTCTGCCCGCAGCCTACCCCTCAGAGACTGGCGATCGCGCCGGTCTCTGCCTCGTCCCTTGGCCAGTTCGAGTGGTGGGTGGACGAAGAGGAGGCGGCCGGCCTGGTCGAGGAGCGAGCCTATGAGGTCGCTCCCTGCATTCTGGCCGCCTACAACATGGAGCTGGTAGAGCGGAAGATGCTCGGGATCGCAGAGGCCGAGCAGGCCTTGGCAGAGGATCCGTACATGGACCCCACTACCTTCGAGCAGCCTGGCCAGGGCGTCGGCGCCAACTGGCTCCTGGTGGTTACGGTCACCAGGATGAGCGTGGAGGATAAGTCCGTGGACGTTGAGATCCGCGGCAACTCCTATCACGCTGAGAAGTCCATGATAACGGTCTGGCTGCAGGCGCGGATCGTCAATGTGGGGACGAAAGTCGTGTCACCCGCGCTATCGATTCGCAAGAACTGCACGATCACGACTGACCAGCAGCTCAGCCTGCAGAGCGGCGAGTGGGATCTGGGCGGTGATCAGCGGACGGACATCGTGACCGATGCCGTCTATAAGATCACCGACTCTGGTCTTGCCGAGCTCTTGGGGCAGCTGCTGCCCAAGCTTGGCATCAGGACTGGGGCGCAAGCCGGATTCCGGTACGACCCGCAGACGGGCGAACGCATTTCGGTGATTGAGCAGACATACATCTGCCCGAACCCGAGATGCAACCGGATCTCGCCGAAAGGAGCGAACTTTTGCCCCTACTGCGGCGCCAGGTTGGACCGGCCCTGCGAACCCGCACCGGCAATCGAAAGGGCGCGGCCCTGTGAGCCGCCACCAGCCGCTAACCGCGACAAGGTGAACCACGCCGGCGGATAG
- the dnaA gene encoding chromosomal replication initiator protein DnaA — protein MDLVEIWRNSLGELEVSISRANFTTWFKNTFILDFKKGILTIGVPTFFVEDWLKKKYLSEIEKALAHQISEEIKQIKFKVATPSTEQVVRFEKDKVVHTPVDNKEAIKPTHIVQTLTENSTLNDYYRFDNFVVGSSNQLAYAAADAVSKTPGIVYNPLFIYGDSGLGKTHLMQAIGHHVLSKNPNKRILYVSSETFVNDYISAVESGSGKAKDFKNRYRNVDVLLIDDIQFLSGKEGTQEEFFHTFNHLHQNKKQVVLTADRTPKAIKGLERRLQTRFEGGMVADIGLPDLETRAAILRQKAKVQNFEVPDDVINHIAENIKSSVRELEGALTKIFAFCNLKQCEPNMSVASEILGNIIEDRRTTITPDLIIREICKYFHVPVEDLLGRKRNKEIVRPRQVAMYLLRHEASLSFPEIGREMGGKDHTTIMHGCTKVESEISQDLRLKDEISNIKNKVHLVVS, from the coding sequence ATGGACCTGGTCGAAATTTGGCGAAATTCATTAGGTGAACTCGAAGTGTCCATATCACGGGCCAATTTCACGACGTGGTTTAAAAATACTTTTATTCTCGACTTCAAAAAGGGCATTTTAACAATCGGGGTGCCAACTTTTTTTGTTGAGGATTGGCTCAAGAAAAAATATTTGTCCGAAATTGAAAAGGCACTAGCTCACCAGATCAGCGAGGAAATAAAACAAATAAAGTTTAAGGTTGCCACCCCTTCCACAGAGCAAGTAGTCAGGTTTGAAAAAGACAAAGTTGTCCACACCCCTGTGGATAACAAGGAGGCTATTAAACCGACTCACATCGTTCAGACTTTAACAGAAAATTCGACACTAAATGACTATTATAGATTCGACAATTTTGTTGTAGGCTCATCCAACCAATTGGCATACGCTGCTGCCGACGCGGTTTCAAAAACCCCTGGAATTGTTTACAATCCTTTATTCATTTATGGCGATTCAGGTCTCGGCAAAACTCACCTAATGCAAGCCATCGGGCATCACGTCCTTTCAAAAAATCCAAACAAACGCATCCTTTATGTTAGTTCGGAAACTTTTGTTAATGATTATATTTCGGCTGTTGAGTCTGGTTCTGGAAAAGCAAAAGATTTCAAAAACCGTTATCGCAACGTCGATGTCCTTTTAATTGACGATATTCAATTTTTATCAGGCAAAGAGGGGACACAAGAAGAATTTTTTCACACCTTTAATCATTTACACCAAAACAAGAAACAAGTTGTCCTTACCGCTGACCGCACCCCGAAAGCAATTAAAGGGCTTGAGAGGCGCTTACAAACGCGTTTTGAGGGTGGAATGGTAGCTGACATCGGATTACCGGATTTAGAAACAAGAGCGGCAATTCTGCGACAGAAAGCCAAAGTTCAAAACTTTGAAGTGCCGGATGATGTCATCAACCATATTGCAGAAAATATTAAATCATCGGTCCGCGAGCTCGAAGGAGCATTGACTAAAATTTTTGCATTTTGCAATCTAAAACAATGCGAACCAAATATGTCGGTGGCTTCAGAAATATTAGGTAATATTATTGAAGACAGAAGAACCACTATTACTCCAGATCTAATCATCCGAGAAATATGCAAATATTTTCATGTCCCTGTTGAGGATTTACTTGGCAGAAAAAGAAATAAAGAGATTGTGCGGCCAAGGCAGGTTGCAATGTATCTTTTGCGCCACGAGGCATCACTTTCTTTTCCGGAAATTGGGCGGGAAATGGGAGGAAAAGACCACACTACTATTATGCATGGATGCACGAAGGTAGAGAGTGAAATATCACAAGACTTAAGGTTAAAAGATGAAATATCAAATATTAAAAACAAAGTTCATCTGGTAGTTTCTTAA
- the rpmH gene encoding 50S ribosomal protein L34, translating to MKKGTYQPNKRRRAKKHGFFSRMASRAGRNVLANRRAKGRAKLSA from the coding sequence ATGAAAAAAGGCACATACCAACCAAACAAAAGAAGAAGGGCAAAGAAACACGGGTTTTTCTCGCGCATGGCTTCTCGTGCCGGCAGAAATGTTCTTGCAAACCGCCGAGCGAAAGGCAGAGCGAAACTTTCAGCCTAA
- the recF gene encoding DNA replication and repair protein RecF (All proteins in this family for which functions are known are DNA-binding proteins that assist the filamentation of RecA onto DNA for the initiation of recombination or recombinational repair.), producing the protein MISRLKLENYRNYGKFELVLDKSTVLVGLNGVGKTNILEAVGLLSFGRSFREEDKKNLVKFDADYARITGDELTLYLQKNPRLLAAAKERGVKKKMSEFIGTLLTVVFSPETIEIITGSPAERRRFLDVMISQVEREYLLALSVYNKVRKQRNHLLQRIGAGEASETELKFWDGELVKSAEIINASRREAVVFINKILPDFYANISGEKGEQPKVVYHCKSGDDLAAKLAENWRREVAYGATIYGPHRDDLEFYLDTRNMANFASRGEIRSAILALKVAELEFLEKHVNDRADREEKYASPILLLDDIFSEFDPIRREHLGALILKYQSLITTTEKAHLSAELLKNSKIIELK; encoded by the coding sequence ATGATATCTCGCTTGAAACTTGAAAACTATCGAAACTACGGCAAATTTGAGCTTGTCCTCGATAAATCCACTGTTCTTGTCGGCTTGAATGGCGTGGGGAAGACCAACATCCTCGAGGCTGTTGGTCTTTTATCATTTGGCAGGTCGTTTCGCGAAGAAGACAAGAAAAACTTAGTCAAATTCGATGCAGATTACGCTCGCATTACAGGTGACGAACTTACGCTGTATTTGCAGAAAAATCCACGACTTTTAGCCGCGGCCAAGGAGCGCGGAGTCAAAAAAAAGATGTCCGAATTTATCGGCACACTCTTAACAGTCGTGTTTTCGCCCGAAACTATAGAGATAATTACCGGCTCGCCGGCCGAGAGGCGCCGCTTTCTTGATGTCATGATCTCTCAGGTTGAGCGGGAATATCTTCTGGCGCTTTCCGTCTACAACAAAGTCCGTAAACAGCGGAACCACTTATTGCAGCGGATCGGGGCGGGTGAGGCGTCCGAAACCGAGCTAAAATTCTGGGACGGAGAGCTTGTCAAGAGCGCCGAAATTATCAACGCGAGTAGGCGGGAGGCGGTAGTGTTTATCAATAAAATTTTGCCCGATTTTTACGCCAATATTTCCGGAGAGAAAGGGGAGCAGCCTAAGGTTGTTTATCACTGCAAATCGGGTGACGATTTGGCTGCGAAACTCGCTGAAAATTGGCGCCGCGAGGTGGCGTATGGAGCGACAATTTACGGCCCACACAGGGATGATCTCGAGTTCTATCTAGACACGCGCAATATGGCAAATTTTGCCTCGAGAGGCGAGATAAGATCGGCGATTCTGGCGCTCAAAGTCGCCGAACTCGAATTTTTAGAAAAGCATGTGAACGATCGGGCTGATCGGGAAGAGAAATATGCCTCCCCGATCCTCCTCCTAGACGATATTTTTTCCGAATTTGACCCGATTCGCCGCGAGCATTTAGGAGCCCTTATTTTGAAGTATCAATCGCTGATAACAACGACAGAAAAAGCGCACCTATCAGCCGAGCTTCTAAAAAATTCTAAAATAATTGAGTTAAAATAA
- the dnaN gene encoding DNA polymerase III subunit beta: MKATILQSNFSKAINVVSRVVGTRTTLPVLNNILLSIDKGKIKLSATDLEVAITTQVIGKIDDSGKVTIPARLLSDFVHNNSDEQISIETKDLSVNLRSDRFEATIQGIDADEFPTIPDMDKDAFCELAGKDLIDVLKKVTISAANDETRPVLAGVYMKFEGKSAIFAATDSYRLSEKKIALSKEVEKKEIIVPARTMNELLRILSGEMVEKVKLIAEENQISFVVADTQIVSRLIEGNFPNYEQIIPKSSKINVKAPTSETLSAIKMSALFAKDMANNIKIICNKDGMTVKSATTGAGSTTSHVKANVSGGEIEVSFNARYLLDVINILPDEDIVLSFNDEASAGVIKSEKDKEFVYLVMPLRTEQ; the protein is encoded by the coding sequence ATGAAAGCGACAATATTACAATCGAATTTTTCAAAAGCAATTAATGTGGTTTCTCGTGTGGTTGGAACCCGCACAACGTTGCCAGTTTTAAACAATATTCTGCTTTCGATAGATAAAGGAAAAATCAAACTATCGGCAACCGATTTGGAGGTTGCTATCACAACCCAGGTTATCGGAAAAATTGATGATTCGGGAAAGGTTACAATTCCAGCGAGACTCTTGTCCGATTTTGTCCACAATAACAGCGATGAGCAGATTTCTATTGAAACAAAAGATCTTTCCGTAAATTTGAGATCAGACAGATTTGAGGCAACAATCCAAGGTATTGATGCCGATGAATTCCCTACAATCCCCGATATGGACAAAGATGCTTTCTGTGAACTTGCCGGGAAAGACTTAATTGATGTACTTAAAAAGGTCACTATATCCGCTGCAAATGATGAAACACGGCCGGTGCTAGCTGGTGTTTATATGAAATTTGAGGGAAAATCAGCAATTTTTGCTGCCACGGATTCATACAGACTGTCAGAAAAAAAGATTGCCCTTTCCAAGGAAGTAGAAAAAAAAGAAATCATTGTGCCGGCCCGAACCATGAATGAGCTACTTCGAATTCTTTCCGGTGAAATGGTGGAGAAAGTTAAATTAATCGCAGAAGAAAACCAAATTTCATTTGTGGTTGCCGATACCCAGATCGTGTCGAGACTGATTGAGGGCAATTTCCCAAATTACGAACAGATTATTCCGAAGAGCTCGAAAATTAATGTTAAAGCCCCGACAAGCGAAACTCTTTCTGCTATTAAAATGTCGGCTCTTTTTGCCAAAGACATGGCAAACAACATCAAAATCATATGCAACAAAGATGGTATGACCGTAAAATCGGCAACAACCGGCGCCGGATCGACAACATCACATGTGAAGGCAAATGTTTCCGGAGGTGAAATCGAGGTATCATTCAACGCCAGGTATCTTTTGGATGTGATAAATATTCTTCCCGATGAAGACATTGTCCTAAGCTTTAATGATGAGGCGTCAGCCGGGGTTATTAAATCGGAAAAAGACAAAGAATTTGTCTATCTCGTCATGCCACTAAGGACAGAACAATAA
- a CDS encoding YidC/Oxa1 family membrane protein insertase, translating into MSFIKEIFRAVLYIPFYNLLIFFAWATGGSVGWSIVILTIIIRLILLPSSLKAAKASVKLQAVQPKMNEIRTKHKDDPKKMNEEMMRLYKEEGTSPWGSCLPLLIQLPIIIILYQVFQIGLDTSRYDLLYSFTPRPEALHTVFLGFNLALHDLWILPIIAGATQMLLSWMTLPKASPTQKNDPMAMMNKQMIFLFPLITIFIARSVPAALVIYWIITTIFSIGQQYYVNTNIRNEKLKTKNENSAELSPVQIDEPKENKAEKPAKKDLMTKVMQGRLDKQDKKKGVSITIREKK; encoded by the coding sequence ATGAGTTTTATTAAAGAAATTTTTAGAGCAGTGCTCTATATTCCGTTTTATAATCTTCTAATCTTTTTCGCATGGGCAACGGGCGGTTCTGTGGGTTGGTCTATTGTCATTTTAACGATCATTATCCGTTTGATTCTGTTGCCAAGCTCCCTTAAGGCGGCAAAAGCGAGTGTAAAGCTGCAAGCGGTTCAGCCAAAGATGAATGAAATCAGGACGAAACACAAAGATGATCCGAAAAAAATGAATGAGGAAATGATGAGGCTCTACAAAGAAGAGGGGACGTCCCCTTGGGGCTCGTGTTTGCCTCTCTTAATTCAGCTTCCAATCATCATTATTCTATATCAAGTATTCCAAATCGGCCTTGATACTTCTCGGTATGACCTTTTGTACTCCTTTACGCCGCGCCCAGAAGCCTTGCACACGGTATTTTTAGGGTTTAATCTGGCACTGCACGATTTGTGGATTCTGCCGATTATTGCCGGTGCCACGCAGATGTTACTTTCGTGGATGACTCTTCCAAAGGCTTCTCCTACACAAAAGAATGATCCGATGGCAATGATGAACAAACAGATGATATTTCTTTTTCCCCTAATCACCATTTTCATCGCCCGGTCTGTTCCCGCGGCTTTGGTGATTTACTGGATTATCACTACAATTTTTAGCATCGGCCAGCAGTATTACGTGAATACAAACATCCGGAACGAAAAACTAAAAACTAAAAACGAAAATTCGGCTGAATTAAGTCCTGTACAGATTGATGAACCCAAAGAAAATAAAGCCGAAAAACCAGCAAAAAAAGACTTAATGACAAAGGTAATGCAGGGCCGGCTTGATAAACAGGACAAGAAAAAAGGCGTGTCGATTACCATACGCGAAAAGAAATAG
- a CDS encoding DciA family protein, which translates to MDKIEKLLMGALNKKGLAGAATSSHACFLAEKWGKGRLKAISCSRGILKVSVSSSAAAQELSMDEEELLSHINVKMGRECVKRLRIINSD; encoded by the coding sequence ATGGACAAGATTGAGAAGTTATTGATGGGTGCTCTCAACAAGAAGGGGCTTGCTGGAGCGGCTACAAGCTCGCATGCCTGTTTTTTGGCCGAAAAATGGGGAAAGGGGCGGCTCAAAGCCATATCCTGCTCTCGGGGGATTCTGAAGGTCTCTGTGAGCTCATCCGCTGCTGCCCAGGAACTCTCTATGGACGAAGAAGAATTGCTCTCTCATATCAATGTTAAGATGGGTCGAGAATGCGTTAAGCGTTTACGTATAATCAACTCTGATTAA
- a CDS encoding R3H domain-containing nucleic acid-binding protein — MEELILKIKDNSKNLLDLMGFDADPIVTFKDNIVFMNFNLESPALLIGKGGEGLESFQHILRSIMGKEIAQHNKSLVIDIDGYRDKRIEGTKKHAREKAFQVLATGISEELSPMSSYERRIVHMVVSNIADVESESIGTGQDRRIVIKPKKSNKQ, encoded by the coding sequence ATGGAAGAATTGATCCTAAAAATTAAAGACAACTCAAAAAATCTCCTAGACCTAATGGGCTTTGATGCTGATCCCATTGTTACATTTAAAGACAATATAGTTTTTATGAACTTCAACCTAGAATCGCCGGCTCTGCTAATTGGCAAAGGGGGGGAGGGCTTGGAGTCTTTTCAGCATATTCTGCGCTCAATAATGGGAAAGGAAATCGCTCAGCACAACAAATCTCTGGTTATTGACATAGACGGATATCGCGACAAAAGGATTGAAGGCACCAAAAAACATGCACGGGAAAAAGCATTTCAAGTGCTTGCCACGGGAATATCCGAAGAGCTAAGCCCAATGTCTTCATACGAAAGAAGGATTGTGCACATGGTTGTTTCCAATATTGCCGATGTAGAATCAGAATCAATCGGTACCGGCCAAGACAGAAGAATTGTAATTAAACCGAAAAAATCAAACAAGCAGTAG
- the rnpA gene encoding ribonuclease P protein component translates to MLPKQNRLRTNKDFQKIFKSSKPIYTENLVFRVAKGRDKSRFGFVVSNKIDKRASRRNALRRRLRAIVQETWPQINQGFDVAIMVKQDFPLPYNYGKIKLQIIEGLKRANVIK, encoded by the coding sequence ATGCTTCCAAAACAAAACAGACTTCGAACCAATAAAGATTTTCAGAAGATTTTTAAATCATCCAAACCGATTTATACAGAAAACCTCGTTTTTCGTGTTGCAAAGGGGCGGGACAAATCCCGGTTTGGATTTGTTGTTTCAAACAAGATTGATAAAAGGGCAAGCCGCCGCAATGCCCTTCGAAGACGCCTGAGAGCCATTGTGCAAGAAACTTGGCCACAGATAAACCAAGGCTTTGATGTAGCGATTATGGTTAAACAAGACTTTCCCCTGCCATATAATTACGGAAAAATTAAACTACAGATAATAGAGGGCTTAAAAAGAGCAAATGTAATTAAATGA
- the yidD gene encoding membrane protein insertion efficiency factor YidD, giving the protein MKKIVIKIIELYQRTLSPDTGWFSARFSGGYCKYTPHCSEYGRQAVMKYGAGKGLALAFWRVLRCNPWSGGGIDEVK; this is encoded by the coding sequence ATGAAAAAGATTGTTATAAAAATTATTGAATTATATCAGCGGACATTGTCTCCTGACACCGGTTGGTTTTCGGCAAGATTTTCAGGCGGATATTGCAAATATACTCCGCATTGTTCGGAATATGGCCGCCAAGCGGTGATGAAATACGGGGCCGGAAAGGGCCTTGCACTTGCGTTTTGGCGCGTTTTAAGATGTAATCCATGGAGTGGTGGCGGAATTGACGAAGTCAAATAG